Proteins encoded in a region of the Flammeovirga yaeyamensis genome:
- a CDS encoding CusA/CzcA family heavy metal efflux RND transporter encodes MINQIISFSIKNKLLIGVMMIFWIIAGIWSITKVPVDAVPDITNNQVQIITQAPSLGTEEVEQFITYPIELSMANLPDVIEIRSVSRSGLSLVTVVFDDDAGTYLPRQLVAEKLPEVREKIPQGFGEPFIGPISTGLGEIYQYTLEVAPEFKDKYSLSDLRTIQDWIIRRQMAMVPGVVEVNAFGGYIKEYEVSIRPDQLNAMGISMDEIFTALEKNNQNSGAAYIVKNHKANYIRGEGLARSIEDIENIVVANQGGLPILIKDVGKVQYGHAVRYGALTKEGEGEAVGGMILMLKGANSRKVIHAVQDRVDLIQKSLPEGVQIKEFLARNKLIDKTTSTVYQNLIEGALIVIFVLVLLLGNWRGGFVVASTIPLSLLFAFILMHQFDVWANLMSLGAMDFGIIVDGAVIIVEATIFLMYSKLRSSGLLSSDQKDEVTYKASSKMMNSAFFGQLIILIVFAPILTLEGVEGKMFKPMALAFMFAMLGVMILCLTYVPMMSSLFIKVKENNSDGWGTKFIKYLENLYVPLLSKALSNVKWVIGSSLVLLCITLGIFSSLGGEFMTQLDEGDIAYHVILKPGSSLEESIAATTQVEQIMKENFPEIEQVMSRIGVAEVPTDPMPFDVADCLVILKPKSEWTSAETKEELIQKIKEKVSQVPGINYEFTQPIEMRFNELISGVREDIAIKLFGEDLNILADKANEISKLIAGVEGIGDMRVEATDGLPQYSIKYNRKKIAQYGMNIQQLNDLIQTAFAGKSAGLIFEGEKRFDLVVRFEKDQRSSIEQLKELFVTLPNGKQIPLYILAEIKNELGPMQISRDNTQRRTYVGINVRGRDIQSVVNDVQQILDEQLDLPPGYFIRYGGQFENLERANRRLKIVVPLALASIFILLMIALKSWKQALMINVAIPFACIGGVVGLWGRGLPFSISAGVGFVVLFGVAVLNGLVLIEGWNELKSNENLPLKDRITEGAKRRIRPILLTALTDILGFLPMAISSSAGAEVQRPLATVVIGGMITSTLLTLFVLPVLYQMMEKKESIKVAPSVLTMLTLFIGIPSLFNVVNAQDRLIKSQDEAVEIGMIQNGYIINAQKGVEWMEVEKKRAFDIDKLQLDANYGQYNSYHNDLGFEVTQNFNFPTVYGKQKGLAKEKVSAAEYRLELTKSEMKREIKKAWETLTYLKEKEELMNYQDSIFKEFQRAAQVRYETQATNYLALASAETQVMKIENDLYLLSSDILIEENKLRVLLQDTIGFTFQTNAQKKRSIEEFLSTDQLMHHPKLNQIKQEIQISEAEKKVASAKMLPNIKLGYFNNSMTGSILENGAAASSSTRFQGVKVGVGIPLFFGSEKAVINQAKLKAQMSQVAADQYSIELKGEYYRLHQQKQQLEGSLRHYEEKALPQAERIIEFAQKSYHLGAINYVEFFQNINQSLGIKYNYLTTVNNYNQVIIQLEYLMNK; translated from the coding sequence ATGATTAATCAGATCATTTCCTTTTCAATAAAGAATAAGTTATTGATAGGGGTTATGATGATATTCTGGATCATTGCGGGTATTTGGAGCATTACCAAAGTACCTGTTGATGCTGTACCTGATATCACCAATAACCAAGTACAAATCATTACTCAGGCCCCTAGTTTGGGTACTGAAGAAGTTGAACAATTTATTACGTATCCTATTGAACTCTCTATGGCAAACTTACCGGATGTCATAGAGATCAGGTCGGTCAGCCGATCGGGACTTTCTTTAGTTACCGTAGTATTTGATGACGATGCGGGTACTTATCTTCCAAGACAATTAGTGGCAGAGAAATTACCTGAAGTAAGAGAAAAGATACCTCAAGGTTTTGGAGAACCTTTTATTGGTCCAATTAGTACTGGACTAGGCGAAATCTATCAGTATACTTTAGAGGTTGCTCCAGAATTTAAGGACAAATATTCCCTTTCAGATCTTCGAACAATTCAGGATTGGATCATTAGACGACAGATGGCTATGGTTCCTGGAGTGGTAGAAGTCAATGCTTTTGGGGGCTACATCAAAGAATATGAAGTCAGCATTAGACCTGACCAACTAAATGCAATGGGTATTTCTATGGATGAAATCTTCACGGCTTTAGAAAAAAACAATCAAAACTCAGGAGCGGCTTATATCGTCAAAAATCATAAAGCCAATTACATTCGAGGAGAAGGTTTGGCGAGATCTATAGAGGATATAGAAAACATAGTTGTGGCTAACCAAGGTGGATTACCTATTCTTATCAAAGATGTGGGTAAAGTGCAATATGGTCATGCAGTAAGATACGGTGCACTCACCAAAGAAGGTGAAGGGGAAGCCGTTGGTGGTATGATCTTGATGCTGAAAGGAGCCAACTCTCGAAAAGTAATTCATGCCGTTCAAGATAGAGTAGACCTCATCCAAAAATCGCTGCCTGAAGGAGTGCAAATCAAAGAATTCTTGGCTAGAAACAAGTTAATTGATAAAACAACATCTACTGTATATCAAAATCTAATAGAAGGAGCACTGATTGTCATTTTTGTATTAGTGCTATTATTAGGCAATTGGAGAGGTGGTTTCGTCGTGGCCTCCACCATCCCTTTATCATTACTTTTTGCCTTTATTCTGATGCATCAATTTGATGTATGGGCCAACCTTATGAGTTTAGGTGCCATGGATTTCGGAATTATTGTCGACGGAGCGGTAATTATTGTAGAAGCCACCATCTTTTTGATGTACAGTAAATTAAGGAGTAGTGGTCTTCTATCCTCTGATCAAAAGGATGAAGTCACTTACAAAGCCTCTTCTAAGATGATGAACTCGGCCTTTTTTGGTCAGTTAATCATCCTCATTGTTTTTGCACCAATCCTTACTTTAGAAGGCGTTGAAGGTAAAATGTTCAAACCAATGGCTTTAGCTTTTATGTTTGCCATGCTGGGTGTAATGATTTTATGTCTCACATACGTTCCGATGATGTCCTCTTTATTTATAAAAGTAAAAGAGAACAATAGTGATGGTTGGGGAACGAAATTTATCAAATACCTAGAAAACCTTTATGTACCACTTTTATCAAAGGCATTATCAAATGTGAAGTGGGTGATTGGAAGTAGCTTAGTATTGTTATGCATTACTCTCGGGATTTTTTCTTCTCTAGGTGGAGAATTTATGACGCAATTGGATGAAGGAGATATCGCTTATCATGTCATCCTAAAACCGGGATCATCCCTTGAGGAAAGTATTGCAGCGACGACTCAGGTAGAGCAAATCATGAAAGAGAATTTTCCGGAGATCGAGCAGGTCATGAGCCGTATTGGTGTTGCAGAAGTACCTACCGATCCCATGCCATTTGATGTAGCCGATTGTTTAGTCATTCTCAAACCAAAATCCGAATGGACTTCAGCGGAAACCAAAGAAGAACTGATTCAAAAGATTAAAGAGAAAGTATCTCAAGTTCCTGGAATTAATTATGAGTTTACCCAGCCTATTGAAATGCGTTTTAACGAGTTGATTTCGGGTGTAAGGGAAGATATTGCCATTAAGTTATTTGGGGAAGATCTGAATATTTTAGCGGATAAAGCCAACGAGATTTCTAAGTTAATTGCTGGTGTAGAAGGTATTGGCGACATGAGAGTGGAGGCAACGGATGGACTTCCACAATACTCCATTAAGTACAATAGAAAAAAGATCGCACAATATGGTATGAATATCCAACAGCTGAACGATCTTATTCAAACGGCATTTGCAGGAAAGTCGGCAGGGTTAATTTTTGAAGGAGAAAAACGATTTGATTTGGTCGTGAGATTCGAAAAAGACCAACGTTCTTCTATTGAACAGTTAAAAGAATTGTTTGTCACTTTACCGAATGGAAAACAAATTCCTTTATACATTCTTGCTGAGATCAAAAATGAGTTGGGTCCCATGCAAATTAGTAGGGACAATACCCAAAGAAGAACCTATGTGGGTATTAACGTGAGAGGGCGAGATATTCAATCGGTCGTTAATGATGTGCAGCAGATCTTAGATGAACAATTGGACTTGCCTCCAGGGTATTTTATCAGATACGGAGGGCAATTCGAAAACCTAGAAAGAGCCAATAGACGTCTGAAAATTGTTGTGCCATTGGCTTTAGCGTCCATCTTTATTCTTTTGATGATCGCTTTAAAATCTTGGAAACAAGCCCTTATGATTAATGTTGCAATTCCTTTTGCTTGTATAGGAGGAGTCGTCGGACTATGGGGAAGAGGCTTGCCTTTTAGCATCTCTGCAGGTGTTGGATTTGTCGTGTTATTTGGCGTAGCGGTTCTGAATGGTTTAGTGTTAATCGAAGGATGGAATGAGTTGAAATCCAATGAAAATCTACCTTTAAAAGATCGAATTACTGAAGGAGCTAAAAGAAGAATACGACCGATCTTATTAACAGCGTTAACCGATATTTTAGGCTTCCTACCTATGGCGATTTCATCTAGTGCAGGTGCTGAAGTACAAAGACCTTTGGCCACTGTAGTGATCGGAGGAATGATCACTTCCACACTTTTAACCTTATTTGTTTTACCTGTTTTATATCAAATGATGGAAAAGAAAGAGAGTATAAAAGTGGCACCTTCAGTGTTGACTATGTTGACTTTATTTATTGGTATTCCTTCTCTTTTTAATGTCGTCAACGCACAAGATCGATTGATTAAATCACAAGATGAAGCAGTTGAAATTGGCATGATTCAAAACGGATATATCATCAATGCACAAAAAGGAGTGGAGTGGATGGAAGTGGAGAAGAAAAGAGCGTTTGATATTGATAAATTACAATTAGATGCCAATTATGGTCAGTACAATAGTTACCACAATGATCTTGGTTTTGAGGTGACCCAAAATTTCAATTTCCCCACCGTCTATGGTAAGCAAAAAGGGTTGGCCAAAGAAAAAGTAAGCGCTGCAGAGTACCGTTTGGAATTGACCAAAAGTGAGATGAAACGGGAGATCAAGAAAGCTTGGGAGACCCTCACTTATCTTAAGGAGAAAGAGGAATTGATGAATTATCAGGACAGTATCTTCAAAGAATTTCAACGAGCAGCGCAGGTGCGTTATGAAACGCAAGCGACTAATTATCTAGCCTTGGCCTCTGCAGAAACTCAGGTGATGAAAATTGAAAACGACCTTTACTTACTATCATCAGATATTTTGATTGAAGAAAATAAGTTGAGAGTGCTTTTACAAGATACTATCGGTTTCACTTTTCAGACAAATGCTCAAAAGAAAAGATCCATAGAAGAATTTCTATCCACAGACCAATTGATGCATCACCCAAAATTGAATCAGATCAAACAGGAGATTCAGATATCGGAAGCCGAAAAGAAAGTGGCATCCGCCAAAATGCTTCCGAATATAAAGTTGGGGTATTTCAATAATTCCATGACCGGAAGTATACTAGAGAACGGAGCTGCGGCGAGTTCATCTACGAGATTCCAAGGGGTGAAAGTAGGTGTAGGAATTCCATTATTCTTCGGCTCAGAAAAAGCGGTCATCAATCAAGCAAAACTGAAAGCACAGATGTCGCAGGTCGCCGCCGATCAATATTCCATAGAGTTAAAAGGGGAATATTATCGATTGCATCAACAGAAACAGCAATTGGAAGGAAGCTTAAGGCATTACGAAGAAAAAGCATTGCCTCAAGCCGAACGTATTATTGAGTTTGCTCAAAAAAGCTATCATTTGGGAGCGATTAATTATGTGGAGTTTTTCCAGAATATTAATCAGAGTTTGGGCATCAAATACAACTATTTAACTACGGTGAATAATTACAATCAGGTAATTATTCAATTAGAGTACCTAATGAACAAATAA